In the genome of Flaviflexus ciconiae, one region contains:
- the metK gene encoding methionine adenosyltransferase, which yields MQPFTSESVTAGHPDKVCDLISDRILDAILTKDPNARVAIETMVTTGLVHVAGELNTESYVEIPQIVRQALLDLGYSSSEVGFDGRSCGVSVSIGQQSQDIYDGVHNSLEARESDSEVEEYEREGAGDQGLMFGYATNETDVLMPMPIFLSHRLAERLAEVRQKGIVAGLRPDGKTQVTVDYDDAHKPVAINTIVVSSQHDADVTQEQLRETLTEQVINPVIEKYASHLKRDGMKILINPSGRFVIGGPMSDAGLTGRKIIVDTYGGMARHGGGAFSGKDPSKVDRSACYAARWVAKNIVAAGLAERCEVQVAYAIGQANPVSVRVDAFGTNKAPLDAIVNAVNKVFDLRPLAIIDELDLKRPVYAKSAAYGHFGREIPEFTWEQTNRVEDLLAAM from the coding sequence GTGCAACCTTTTACATCAGAATCTGTGACTGCCGGACACCCCGATAAAGTCTGCGATCTTATCTCCGACCGAATCCTCGACGCGATCCTTACCAAGGACCCGAACGCTCGAGTTGCTATCGAGACGATGGTGACAACCGGTCTCGTTCACGTCGCCGGAGAACTGAACACCGAGAGCTATGTGGAGATTCCTCAGATCGTCCGCCAGGCTCTTCTTGACCTCGGCTATTCCTCCTCGGAGGTAGGGTTCGACGGACGCTCCTGCGGCGTCTCGGTCTCAATCGGCCAGCAATCCCAGGACATCTACGACGGTGTCCACAACTCGCTGGAAGCACGCGAGTCCGATAGCGAAGTCGAAGAATACGAACGTGAGGGTGCGGGCGACCAGGGCCTGATGTTCGGTTACGCAACAAACGAGACCGACGTTCTCATGCCCATGCCGATCTTCCTCTCGCACCGCCTTGCGGAGCGGCTTGCCGAGGTCCGCCAAAAGGGCATTGTTGCCGGTCTGCGCCCGGACGGCAAGACCCAGGTCACCGTCGACTACGACGATGCTCATAAGCCGGTCGCTATCAACACGATTGTGGTTTCCTCCCAGCACGACGCCGACGTTACGCAGGAGCAGCTGAGGGAGACGTTGACCGAGCAGGTCATTAATCCGGTTATCGAGAAGTACGCCTCGCACCTGAAACGTGACGGCATGAAGATTCTCATTAACCCGTCGGGACGATTCGTTATTGGCGGCCCCATGTCCGATGCTGGATTAACGGGACGTAAGATCATCGTCGACACCTACGGTGGTATGGCACGCCACGGCGGCGGTGCCTTCTCCGGTAAGGATCCGTCCAAGGTTGACCGTTCCGCCTGCTACGCGGCCCGCTGGGTTGCAAAGAACATTGTTGCCGCCGGCCTTGCGGAGCGTTGCGAGGTGCAGGTTGCCTACGCGATCGGCCAGGCCAACCCCGTATCCGTCCGCGTTGACGCCTTCGGCACGAACAAGGCACCGCTCGATGCCATTGTCAACGCCGTGAATAAGGTCTTCGACCTGCGTCCCCTCGCCATTATCGATGAGCTTGACCTCAAGCGCCCGGTCTACGCGAAGTCGGCAGCCTACGGCCACTTTGGTCGCGAGATTCCCGAGTTCACGTGGGAGCAGACCAACCGCGTTGAGGATCTCCTTGCCGCGATGTGA